In Streptococcus respiraculi, one DNA window encodes the following:
- a CDS encoding DUF3284 domain-containing protein produces MEARLTVTGQLEEFYALYLELFQEDYQRATGKCLPLSEIREGLSYVKRFGKKEEQSVKVTLQQLVENECYAVAIQSNRGVQFLTYRLEDMGEDGVEIVYTEDYLPEGRWNKLNYKLLLPLMKRSLEKRMLLQIKKFAEFATKKEVH; encoded by the coding sequence ATGGAAGCGCGTCTGACAGTAACAGGTCAACTGGAAGAGTTTTATGCTTTGTACTTAGAATTGTTTCAGGAAGACTATCAACGAGCAACAGGCAAGTGCCTTCCATTATCTGAGATAAGAGAGGGCTTGAGTTACGTCAAGCGTTTCGGAAAAAAAGAGGAGCAGTCCGTCAAAGTGACCTTGCAGCAATTAGTGGAAAATGAGTGCTACGCCGTTGCGATTCAATCGAACCGTGGTGTACAGTTTTTGACCTACCGCTTGGAAGATATGGGAGAGGATGGGGTAGAAATTGTCTACACTGAAGACTATCTGCCAGAAGGTCGCTGGAACAAGCTCAACTATAAATTATTGCTTCCTCTGATGAAACGGAGTTTAGAGAAGCGAATGCTTCTTCAAATTAAAAAATTTGCAGAATTTGCAACAAAAAAGGAGGTTCATTAA
- the secG gene encoding preprotein translocase subunit SecG, whose protein sequence is MYNALLTILLILSAIIVIAIFMQPAKNQSSNVFDASSGALFERTKARGFEAVMQRLTAILVFCWMLIALALVVISSK, encoded by the coding sequence ATGTATAACGCTTTATTAACCATTCTTTTAATTTTATCTGCTATTATCGTGATTGCAATCTTTATGCAACCAGCCAAAAATCAATCAAGCAACGTATTTGACGCAAGTTCAGGAGCCCTTTTTGAACGGACAAAGGCACGTGGCTTTGAAGCTGTGATGCAGCGCTTGACAGCTATTCTCGTCTTTTGTTGGATGTTGATTGCGCTGGCCTTAGTAGTTATTTCAAGTAAATAA
- the rpmG gene encoding 50S ribosomal protein L33, translating to MRIKINLQCSECGSKNYLTSKNSKTHPQKIEVLKYCPKERKVTLHLETK from the coding sequence GTGAGAATTAAAATCAATTTACAATGTTCTGAATGTGGCAGTAAAAATTATCTAACTAGTAAGAATAGTAAAACACATCCGCAGAAGATTGAAGTCTTAAAATATTGCCCCAAAGAGAGAAAAGTGACGCTGCATCTTGAAACAAAATAG
- a CDS encoding PTS sugar transporter subunit IIB: MKNIMLVCNAGMSTSMLVTKMLKAASDKGIAASIWAVPISEVADEVANKTIDALLVGPQVKFMLDEYKEKYEPDIKVGDINMVDYGTMNGANVLDFALKLLGE, encoded by the coding sequence ATGAAAAATATCATGTTAGTATGTAATGCTGGTATGTCTACTAGTATGTTGGTAACCAAAATGCTTAAGGCAGCAAGCGATAAAGGCATAGCAGCAAGTATTTGGGCTGTTCCGATTTCTGAAGTTGCAGATGAGGTAGCCAATAAAACAATTGATGCCTTGCTAGTCGGACCTCAGGTCAAATTTATGTTGGATGAGTACAAGGAAAAGTACGAGCCAGATATTAAGGTTGGCGACATCAATATGGTTGACTATGGTACTATGAACGGGGCCAACGTCTTAGACTTTGCCTTGAAGTTACTAGGAGAGTAG
- the coaE gene encoding dephospho-CoA kinase (Dephospho-CoA kinase (CoaE) performs the final step in coenzyme A biosynthesis.), with the protein MTRVIGITGGIASGKSTVTAYLRKRGYEVIDADDVVHQLQQKGGRLYQVLVEEFGTSILTKDEELNRAQLGRLVFEEDEVRKRLSYLQDSIIREALIAERDRLAECEEVFFMDIPLLFELGYEGVVSEVWLIVLAPELQVERLMERNQLDQEAAKQRIAAQMPLEEKKKRTPYQIDNDGEKQATYAQVDQLLAQIERR; encoded by the coding sequence ATGACAAGGGTAATCGGGATAACAGGTGGTATTGCTTCGGGAAAATCCACAGTGACAGCTTATTTGCGAAAACGTGGCTATGAGGTCATTGATGCGGATGACGTTGTTCACCAGCTACAACAAAAGGGGGGCAGGCTCTATCAGGTCTTGGTCGAAGAATTTGGCACGAGTATTTTAACGAAAGACGAAGAGTTGAACCGCGCGCAACTCGGGCGCTTGGTTTTTGAGGAAGATGAGGTTCGCAAACGTCTTTCGTACTTGCAAGATAGTATCATTCGGGAAGCCTTGATTGCAGAACGTGACAGGTTGGCTGAGTGTGAGGAGGTCTTCTTCATGGACATTCCCTTGCTCTTTGAATTGGGCTATGAGGGGGTCGTGTCTGAAGTCTGGCTCATCGTGCTTGCACCTGAGTTACAAGTGGAGCGGTTAATGGAGCGAAATCAGTTGGATCAGGAGGCCGCCAAGCAGCGAATCGCCGCCCAAATGCCTCTTGAAGAAAAGAAAAAGCGCACTCCGTATCAGATTGATAATGATGGAGAAAAGCAAGCAACCTATGCACAGGTTGACCAGCTTTTAGCGCAGATAGAAAGAAGATGA
- the ybeY gene encoding rRNA maturation RNase YbeY, with protein sequence MYIEMVDETQQVTQEMQQQIRDLLEFAAQKIGKEQKEMAVTFVDNARVHEVNLEYRGIDRPTDVVSLEYKPETEIVFDEEDLLDNPELSEMLADFDAYIGELYISIDKAHEQAKDYGHSFEREMGFLAVHGFLHINGYDHYTPEEEAEMFGLQEEILTAYGLTRE encoded by the coding sequence ATGTATATTGAAATGGTGGATGAGACCCAGCAAGTGACGCAGGAGATGCAGCAGCAGATTCGCGACTTACTGGAGTTTGCGGCTCAAAAGATTGGCAAAGAGCAAAAAGAAATGGCTGTGACCTTTGTTGACAATGCGCGTGTGCATGAGGTGAACTTGGAGTATCGAGGAATTGACCGTCCGACAGATGTGGTCAGTCTAGAGTATAAGCCCGAAACAGAGATTGTCTTTGATGAGGAAGACCTGCTGGACAATCCTGAGTTGAGCGAGATGCTAGCAGATTTTGATGCCTACATCGGTGAGTTGTATATCTCCATTGATAAGGCACATGAGCAAGCGAAAGACTATGGTCATAGTTTTGAACGGGAAATGGGCTTTTTAGCTGTACACGGTTTTCTGCATATCAACGGCTATGATCACTATACGCCTGAAGAAGAAGCAGAAATGTTTGGATTACAAGAAGAAATATTGACAGCTTATGGACTTACACGAGAATAA
- the mutM gene encoding DNA-formamidopyrimidine glycosylase — MPELPEVETVRKGLEKLVVGKRIQKVEITYPRMVLTGADSLHESLVGQEICEVKRRGKYLLLYLTDFVLISHLRMEGKYNYFPNQVPENKHFHAFFTFTDGSHLVYQDVRKFGTLELLTKEQVEDYFLSKKLGPEPTTKDFDYERFAVQLAKSKKPIKAHLLDQTLVVGLGNIYVDEALFQAGIHPARFSKSLSTKESKALHQAIIAVLQLGVEKGGSTIRTYKNALGMDGTMQDYLQVYGKQGQACSRCQTEIVKFQLSGRGTHICPQCQVIS, encoded by the coding sequence ATGCCAGAATTACCAGAGGTTGAAACAGTCCGCAAGGGACTTGAAAAACTGGTCGTTGGAAAAAGAATTCAGAAAGTAGAGATCACCTATCCACGCATGGTGTTAACTGGGGCAGATAGTTTGCATGAATCCTTGGTTGGACAAGAGATTTGCGAGGTCAAGCGCCGCGGGAAGTATCTTCTGCTTTACTTGACTGACTTTGTCTTGATTTCCCACCTGCGAATGGAAGGTAAGTACAATTACTTTCCTAATCAAGTGCCAGAAAATAAGCATTTTCATGCCTTTTTCACCTTTACAGATGGCAGTCATTTAGTCTATCAAGATGTGCGGAAGTTTGGGACTCTTGAGTTGCTAACAAAAGAACAAGTTGAGGATTATTTTCTCTCGAAAAAGTTAGGGCCAGAGCCGACCACAAAAGATTTTGACTATGAGCGTTTTGCTGTTCAGCTCGCTAAATCGAAAAAGCCCATTAAAGCCCACTTGCTGGATCAGACCTTAGTGGTAGGGTTGGGCAATATCTACGTGGATGAGGCCTTGTTTCAGGCTGGCATTCATCCTGCAAGGTTTAGCAAAAGTCTCTCAACCAAAGAAAGCAAGGCCTTGCACCAAGCCATTATTGCTGTCTTGCAATTAGGTGTTGAAAAAGGCGGCTCGACCATTCGAACCTATAAAAATGCGCTTGGCATGGATGGGACCATGCAGGATTATCTACAAGTTTATGGAAAGCAAGGGCAGGCTTGTTCCCGTTGCCAGACAGAGATTGTCAAGTTTCAATTGTCTGGTCGTGGGACCCATATCTGTCCCCAGTGTCAGGTGATATCATGA
- a CDS encoding diacylglycerol kinase family protein — protein sequence MDLHENNPQKKWKNRDLVASLEFAVTGLFTAFKEERNMRKHLVSAILVVIAGFIFQVSMTEWLFLLLSISLVIAFEIVNSAIENVVDLASGYHFSMLAKNAKDMAAGAVLFVSGFALLTGLLIFLPKIWNVIF from the coding sequence ATGGACTTACACGAGAATAATCCACAAAAAAAATGGAAAAATAGAGATCTGGTTGCTAGCCTTGAATTTGCGGTGACAGGTCTTTTTACGGCTTTTAAGGAAGAGCGCAATATGCGCAAACATCTCGTATCTGCGATTTTGGTCGTGATAGCGGGATTTATTTTTCAAGTGTCGATGACCGAATGGCTCTTTTTACTCTTGAGTATTAGCCTGGTTATCGCCTTTGAAATCGTCAATTCTGCCATTGAAAATGTGGTGGACTTGGCGTCAGGTTATCACTTCTCCATGCTGGCTAAAAATGCCAAGGACATGGCAGCAGGAGCAGTTTTGTTTGTATCGGGATTTGCCCTCTTGACGGGGCTACTGATTTTTCTTCCAAAAATTTGGAATGTAATTTTTTAA
- a CDS encoding GNAT family N-acetyltransferase, translated as MCGKIRLVQPDEVEIWLGFVKQVWTSNPARLREGFLGQQFPYEFLYWRGGKALAWLSLSIRTEYVEGCSSLPIAYLEGIAVAREARQKGIARELLAFAKQWAKAQGCSQLASDCSLENTISQEFHHKLGFCEVGRSVHYIVEI; from the coding sequence ATGTGTGGAAAGATTCGGTTGGTTCAACCAGATGAAGTCGAAATCTGGCTAGGTTTTGTAAAACAGGTCTGGACCAGCAATCCAGCTCGCTTACGTGAGGGTTTTCTAGGGCAACAATTTCCCTATGAATTTCTGTATTGGCGTGGAGGAAAGGCACTTGCTTGGCTTAGTTTGTCTATCCGAACAGAATATGTTGAGGGCTGCTCTAGTCTACCGATTGCTTATTTAGAAGGTATTGCAGTTGCACGAGAAGCTAGACAGAAAGGCATCGCACGAGAATTGCTTGCCTTTGCTAAACAATGGGCTAAAGCACAGGGATGTTCTCAACTAGCTTCAGATTGTTCTTTAGAGAATACGATTAGTCAGGAATTTCATCATAAACTCGGCTTTTGTGAAGTAGGTCGAAGTGTCCATTACATAGTAGAAATATGA
- a CDS encoding PTS sugar transporter subunit IIC, which produces MDTFMKISGKLGSQKHLVAIRDAFLAMFPLTMAGAIAVLINVLVRDIPNSMGNTGFAESMQPLITLNGCVYFGTIAIMALAFVFALGYNRAQHEKLNPIAGGLVSFAAFISTIPQTMTIVTDVAGLDKSVVKALADFGLTISESGLETSDWGAIKVAYAGATGLFTAMIIGLLSAEIYCFLMKKKITIKMPDTVPPAVNKAFASMIPGIVAIYVSAFIGFMAMQLSGQSLNDLVSAYIQKPLLGLSQGWFSVILLSFLVQLFWFFGLHGHNVLGPVLDGIYLPALLENTAAHEAGKALPYIWTRGSFDAYGQMGGSGVTIAFIIAVFLFSKRQEYRAVAKLSAPMGIFNINEPVTFGIPMVLNPLFVIPWLIVPPICCGIAYAATALGMIPPVYVSIPWITPPGLYAFLATGGNVLAGAISLFNVFVAFLIWTPFVIAANKVEVGEN; this is translated from the coding sequence ATGGACACATTTATGAAAATTTCAGGCAAACTTGGCTCGCAAAAGCACCTAGTTGCCATTAGGGATGCCTTTCTTGCTATGTTCCCGCTGACCATGGCAGGGGCGATTGCAGTCTTAATCAATGTCTTGGTGCGGGACATTCCAAACAGCATGGGCAATACCGGCTTTGCAGAAAGCATGCAGCCCCTCATCACCCTAAACGGTTGCGTATACTTTGGAACGATTGCCATCATGGCCTTGGCCTTTGTCTTTGCGCTTGGCTACAACCGCGCTCAACATGAAAAGCTTAATCCGATTGCAGGAGGCTTGGTTTCTTTTGCAGCCTTCATCTCAACCATTCCACAAACCATGACCATTGTGACAGATGTGGCAGGGCTTGATAAGTCTGTTGTGAAAGCTTTGGCGGACTTTGGTTTGACCATTTCAGAAAGTGGCTTGGAAACTTCTGATTGGGGTGCCATCAAGGTTGCCTATGCAGGTGCGACTGGTTTATTTACAGCTATGATTATCGGTCTACTTTCAGCAGAAATCTACTGCTTCTTGATGAAAAAGAAAATTACTATCAAGATGCCAGATACGGTTCCACCAGCTGTGAACAAGGCTTTTGCTTCCATGATTCCAGGAATAGTAGCCATCTACGTTTCAGCCTTTATCGGCTTTATGGCCATGCAATTATCTGGTCAATCTTTGAACGACTTGGTATCAGCCTACATTCAAAAACCGTTGCTTGGTCTTTCTCAAGGCTGGTTCAGCGTTATCTTGCTTTCGTTCCTTGTACAATTATTCTGGTTTTTTGGACTTCATGGACACAACGTATTAGGACCTGTTTTGGACGGTATCTACCTACCTGCTCTCCTTGAAAATACAGCAGCACATGAAGCTGGCAAGGCTCTTCCTTATATCTGGACCCGTGGCTCTTTCGATGCTTATGGGCAAATGGGTGGTTCAGGTGTGACCATTGCCTTTATCATTGCCGTCTTTCTCTTTTCAAAGCGCCAAGAATATCGCGCAGTTGCGAAGTTATCTGCACCGATGGGAATCTTCAATATCAATGAGCCAGTAACCTTTGGTATTCCAATGGTCTTGAATCCACTCTTTGTCATTCCATGGTTGATTGTTCCGCCAATCTGCTGTGGTATTGCCTATGCAGCGACAGCTCTTGGTATGATTCCTCCAGTTTATGTATCTATTCCATGGATTACCCCTCCAGGGCTTTATGCCTTCCTTGCGACAGGGGGAAATGTCTTAGCAGGTGCTATTTCACTCTTTAATGTCTTTGTCGCTTTCCTTATCTGGACTCCATTTGTTATTGCAGCAAATAAGGTCGAAGTAGGGGAAAATTAG
- a CDS encoding PTS lactose/cellobiose transporter subunit IIA, translated as MGEPANLEAIMGLIMHGGDAKGNAVEAIRAAKKGDFDAAASFLEKANHALNIAHKSQTTLLAEEAAGQSIEVSLLMVHGQDHLMNAITFLDMAKETIDLYRKIEEIGGQ; from the coding sequence ATGGGAGAACCAGCAAATCTTGAAGCTATTATGGGGCTCATTATGCATGGGGGAGATGCTAAGGGCAATGCGGTCGAAGCCATTCGTGCAGCTAAAAAAGGGGATTTTGATGCGGCGGCAAGTTTCCTTGAAAAAGCCAACCATGCTCTGAACATTGCCCATAAATCACAAACGACCTTATTAGCAGAAGAAGCAGCCGGTCAGTCAATCGAAGTTTCCCTTTTAATGGTCCATGGTCAAGACCACTTGATGAATGCTATTACCTTCTTGGATATGGCTAAGGAAACAATTGATTTATACCGCAAGATAGAGGAAATCGGAGGACAGTAG
- the era gene encoding GTPase Era, translating to MTFKSGFVAILGRPNVGKSTFLNYVMGQKIAIMSDKAQTTRNKIMGIYTTETEQIVFIDTPGIHKPKTALGDFMVDSAYSTLREVDTVLFMVPADEPRGKGDDMIMERLKSAKVPVILVVNKIDKVHPDQLLEQIDDFRTQMDFKEIVPISATQGNNVNRLMEILKDNLDEGFQYFPADQITDHPERFLVSEMIREKVLHLTREEIPHSVAVVIDSMKRDEETDKIHIRATIMVERDSQKGIVIGKGGAMLKKIGSMARRDIELMLGDKVFLETWVKVKKNWRDKKLDLADFGYNQKEY from the coding sequence ATGACATTTAAATCAGGCTTTGTAGCTATTTTAGGACGGCCAAATGTTGGGAAATCAACCTTTCTCAACTATGTAATGGGACAAAAAATTGCCATTATGAGTGACAAGGCGCAGACAACGCGCAATAAAATCATGGGCATTTACACGACAGAGACCGAGCAAATTGTCTTTATTGATACACCCGGTATCCATAAGCCCAAGACAGCTTTAGGAGATTTCATGGTGGATTCCGCTTATAGCACCTTGCGTGAAGTGGATACAGTGCTTTTTATGGTACCAGCCGATGAGCCACGTGGTAAGGGCGATGATATGATTATGGAGCGCCTCAAATCTGCTAAAGTACCTGTTATTTTAGTGGTCAACAAGATTGACAAGGTACATCCAGATCAGCTTCTAGAGCAGATTGATGATTTCCGCACGCAAATGGACTTTAAGGAAATTGTTCCAATTTCTGCGACCCAAGGAAATAACGTCAACCGTCTCATGGAAATCTTGAAAGACAACTTAGATGAAGGCTTCCAGTATTTCCCTGCTGATCAGATTACGGATCATCCAGAGCGCTTTTTGGTGTCTGAAATGATTCGGGAGAAAGTCCTTCACTTGACACGCGAGGAAATTCCGCATTCAGTAGCTGTTGTCATTGATAGTATGAAGCGAGATGAGGAGACGGATAAGATTCATATTCGAGCAACGATTATGGTCGAGCGTGATAGCCAAAAAGGCATCGTCATCGGAAAAGGTGGCGCTATGCTCAAGAAGATTGGATCCATGGCCCGCCGTGACATCGAGCTCATGCTAGGAGACAAGGTCTTCTTAGAAACCTGGGTCAAGGTCAAGAAAAATTGGCGGGATAAAAAGCTAGACCTAGCAGACTTTGGCTATAATCAGAAGGAATATTGA
- a CDS encoding VanZ family protein, with translation MPEIDFVGPLLIILVMSYSVFVFVSFFYQETVSRKKIRVLYVLYFVCLAYLLFFKNLGIRGFEPNPIETLRDIQAGSSFVPLMNILMFVPLGTLITDKKHFFLACLGVTGVELTQYLFSLGICDTGDIVLNSVGILIGIAMRRIGLFNVFLRKIN, from the coding sequence ATGCCTGAGATTGATTTTGTGGGACCATTGCTGATCATTCTCGTCATGAGCTATAGTGTATTTGTCTTTGTGAGCTTTTTCTATCAAGAAACAGTGAGTAGGAAGAAGATTAGAGTGCTCTATGTTCTTTACTTTGTCTGCTTAGCTTATCTACTTTTCTTTAAAAATCTTGGCATTAGAGGGTTTGAGCCAAATCCAATTGAAACCTTGCGAGACATTCAGGCAGGAAGCAGCTTTGTTCCTTTGATGAATATTCTCATGTTTGTCCCGTTAGGTACGCTTATAACAGATAAAAAGCACTTTTTTCTGGCATGTTTAGGTGTGACTGGAGTGGAACTTACCCAGTATCTTTTTAGTCTTGGGATTTGTGATACAGGAGATATTGTGCTAAATAGCGTAGGGATTTTAATTGGAATAGCGATGAGACGGATAGGACTGTTCAACGTCTTCTTACGAAAGATAAACTAG
- a CDS encoding HAD family hydrolase encodes MKALIFDLDDTLYNQEEPFKRAVQAHLPVHDEDMEALYIAFRFYADEVFEAATTGEMTLEASHIYRMKRALADFGFDVSDELALTIQKDYQENQGKLLLSPEFPAIFDYCHKNKIRLGIITNGPHLHQLRKLQSLELTEWIPERLTIISGQVEITKPAKAIFDLMAERLKFLPEDICYVGDSFENDVVGAKGAGWKAIWLNHRKRKSPDGSYQADVVVEKREDLLGVIEQLVSHSV; translated from the coding sequence ATGAAAGCATTGATTTTTGATTTGGATGATACCTTGTATAATCAGGAAGAGCCTTTTAAGCGGGCTGTTCAGGCTCACCTCCCTGTTCACGATGAAGACATGGAAGCTCTGTATATTGCTTTTCGCTTCTATGCCGATGAAGTGTTTGAGGCGGCAACGACAGGGGAGATGACGCTTGAAGCGAGCCATATTTACCGTATGAAACGAGCCTTGGCAGACTTTGGTTTTGATGTGTCAGACGAACTGGCTCTGACCATTCAAAAAGACTATCAAGAAAACCAAGGGAAGCTTCTCCTAAGTCCAGAATTTCCAGCCATTTTTGACTATTGCCATAAGAACAAGATTCGTCTAGGCATTATTACCAATGGCCCACATCTCCATCAGCTGCGCAAGTTGCAGTCTTTAGAACTGACTGAGTGGATTCCAGAAAGGTTAACGATTATTTCTGGTCAGGTGGAGATTACGAAACCTGCAAAAGCTATCTTTGATTTAATGGCAGAGCGACTGAAATTTTTACCAGAGGACATCTGTTATGTTGGTGATTCCTTTGAAAATGATGTTGTTGGCGCAAAAGGAGCAGGTTGGAAAGCCATTTGGCTCAATCACCGCAAACGAAAGAGTCCTGATGGTTCCTACCAAGCAGATGTGGTGGTGGAAAAGCGGGAAGATCTGCTCGGTGTGATTGAGCAATTAGTCAGTCACTCAGTTTGA
- a CDS encoding multidrug efflux MFS transporter: MLSQDVWKQNLKIAWVGNFLTGASFSMVMPFISVFVEELGAPKNQVEFYAGLAVSTTALASAIMSPIWGSLADRYGRKPMMVRASSVMFLSMGGLAFVPNVFWLILLRIMTGVFAGYVPNSTALIASQVPKEKTGYALGTLSTGLVAGTLIGPMLGGFLAEVVGMRLVFLIVGILLLLVTIVTYFYIKEEFTPIKAGQEMSLQEVFHQIKDKQIVLSLFVTSMIIQMAAQSVVPILTLYIRYLGQTENLLFVSGMIISALGISSMVSSPQLGKLGDKIGNHRLLLVALFYSFVMNWLNAHAITPLQLGIFRFLYGFGTGALLPSVNSLLAKLTPKEGISRIFSFNQTFMYIGSVLGPMLGSGVATYLGYRWVFYVTCSLVMVNLIWSLFSFRKYLKVREI, from the coding sequence ATTTTAAGTCAGGATGTTTGGAAGCAAAATTTAAAAATTGCTTGGGTAGGAAATTTTTTGACGGGAGCTAGTTTTTCAATGGTCATGCCTTTTATCTCGGTCTTTGTCGAGGAATTAGGCGCACCGAAAAATCAGGTAGAATTTTATGCAGGCTTGGCTGTATCGACCACGGCTCTTGCCTCAGCCATTATGTCGCCGATTTGGGGAAGTCTTGCGGACCGCTACGGACGAAAGCCGATGATGGTTCGTGCTAGCTCGGTCATGTTTCTCAGTATGGGAGGTCTAGCCTTTGTACCAAATGTATTTTGGCTCATTCTCTTGCGAATTATGACAGGTGTCTTTGCAGGATATGTGCCAAATTCCACCGCCTTGATTGCCAGTCAGGTGCCTAAAGAAAAGACGGGCTATGCTCTTGGGACCTTGTCAACAGGCTTGGTTGCAGGAACCTTGATTGGGCCTATGCTGGGTGGCTTTTTAGCAGAAGTGGTTGGCATGCGCTTGGTCTTTTTGATTGTAGGGATTTTGCTCTTATTGGTGACCATTGTGACCTACTTCTACATCAAGGAAGAGTTTACACCAATCAAGGCAGGTCAGGAGATGAGCTTGCAGGAAGTGTTTCATCAGATCAAAGACAAGCAAATTGTACTGAGCTTATTTGTGACCAGTATGATTATTCAAATGGCGGCCCAGTCTGTAGTGCCTATCTTGACCCTTTATATTCGCTATTTGGGGCAGACTGAAAATCTCTTATTTGTTTCAGGGATGATTATCTCTGCTTTGGGAATCTCCTCTATGGTGAGCTCGCCCCAGCTTGGGAAACTAGGAGATAAGATTGGCAATCATCGGCTCTTGCTTGTGGCACTTTTTTACAGTTTTGTGATGAACTGGCTCAATGCCCATGCGATAACGCCCTTACAGTTAGGCATCTTCCGCTTTTTATATGGCTTTGGGACAGGGGCGCTCTTGCCGTCTGTCAATTCACTACTTGCAAAATTAACACCTAAAGAGGGAATTTCACGGATTTTTTCATTTAACCAAACCTTTATGTATATAGGTTCTGTCTTGGGACCTATGTTGGGGTCAGGAGTGGCGACCTATCTTGGATATCGTTGGGTCTTTTATGTGACGTGTAGCCTTGTGATGGTCAATCTCATCTGGTCGCTCTTTAGTTTTAGAAAGTACTTGAAAGTAAGGGAAATTTAG